A genomic window from bacterium includes:
- the rplL gene encoding 50S ribosomal protein L7/L12 — protein MEEIVDKIAGLSAMDLADLSKAIQSKFGVTAAAPMMMAGPAAGGGAAAKAEEQTEFTVMITGSGDKKIQVIKVVRELTSLGLKEAKDLVDGVPAKLKEGVSKAEADAAKAKLEEVGATVEIK, from the coding sequence ATTGAAGAAATCGTCGACAAGATCGCCGGTTTGAGTGCGATGGATCTCGCTGATCTGTCCAAAGCGATCCAATCCAAGTTCGGTGTCACCGCGGCCGCCCCGATGATGATGGCCGGTCCGGCTGCCGGCGGCGGCGCGGCTGCCAAAGCTGAAGAGCAGACCGAGTTCACCGTCATGATCACCGGTTCCGGCGACAAGAAGATCCAGGTGATCAAGGTCGTGCGCGAACTGACCAGCCTGGGCCTGAAGGAAGCCAAGGACCTGGTTGACGGCGTCCCCGCCAAGCTCAAAGAGGGTGTCTCCAAGGCCGAGGCCGATGCTGCCAAGGCGAAACTTGAGGAAGTCGGCGCAACTGTCGAGATCAAGTAG